From the Fimbriimonadaceae bacterium genome, one window contains:
- a CDS encoding DUF4129 domain-containing protein produces MQTAARFFFLSACLWLAALVTASPNTLRDKVAAVDSEVGYRSLVNELNETLGGDWSPHESMGEHTGDRSWRECRKEALVQLDNVINAEKAASGRLRDPQAESRKILSSPEYHDNGVRNEKNWLSQSLERAGRFISDWFENLLKKLFGNAKGMELPSSGFGRINFQPVVWGVLICGLLAFAVYAVTRFRWVSSRKVKAGGLLDDDEPDRTADEWVVRSEELTANKQYREAVRCLYLASLVRFDEANVMRFRRGETNWEHLRRYQESPRRPEGLDLAEATRAFDVIWYGQRTRGQADVDWFRAFYEQVIKVTHRTKTAA; encoded by the coding sequence ATGCAGACCGCAGCACGATTCTTCTTTCTTAGCGCTTGCCTTTGGCTCGCCGCCCTCGTCACGGCAAGCCCGAACACGCTCCGGGACAAGGTGGCGGCGGTCGATTCTGAGGTGGGGTACCGGAGCCTTGTCAACGAACTGAACGAGACGCTTGGGGGTGACTGGTCACCCCACGAGTCCATGGGTGAACACACCGGTGATCGCTCCTGGCGGGAGTGCCGCAAGGAGGCCCTCGTCCAACTCGACAACGTCATCAATGCCGAAAAGGCCGCAAGCGGCCGCTTGCGGGATCCCCAGGCCGAATCGCGAAAGATCTTGTCCAGCCCCGAATACCACGACAATGGGGTCCGGAACGAGAAAAACTGGCTGTCACAAAGTCTAGAGCGAGCCGGACGGTTTATCAGTGATTGGTTCGAAAACTTGCTCAAGAAGCTCTTTGGCAACGCCAAGGGGATGGAGCTGCCTTCGTCTGGGTTCGGGCGGATCAATTTCCAACCTGTAGTCTGGGGAGTCCTCATCTGCGGTCTCCTCGCCTTCGCCGTCTACGCCGTGACCAGGTTCCGCTGGGTGTCGTCCCGGAAGGTCAAAGCCGGCGGGCTACTTGACGATGACGAGCCAGACCGGACGGCAGACGAGTGGGTGGTGCGAAGTGAAGAGCTCACCGCCAACAAACAGTACCGGGAAGCCGTCCGATGCCTCTATTTGGCCAGCTTGGTGCGGTTCGACGAGGCCAATGTCATGAGGTTCCGGCGCGGTGAAACCAACTGGGAGCACCTCCGCCGCTACCAAGAGAGCCCGCGGCGGCCCGAGGGGCTCGACCTTGCCGAAGCGACCCGCGCGTTCGACGTCATTTGGTACGGACAGAGGACACGTGGTCAGGCCGACGTCGATTGGTTCCGCGCCTTCTATGAGCAGGTGATCAAGGTCACCCACCGCACCAAGACTGCCGCATGA